The region GCCAAATGTTACAGGAATTGCCTTAAGCTGGCGGCAGAAAAAGGAATAAAAACAATCGCCTTCCCCTCAATAAGCACCGGAGCCTACCATTTTCCTATACAGCGGGCAGCTGAAATAGCGATAAATGAAGTGATCGATTTTCTGGAAGAAAAACCGGTTTTTGAGAAGATAGTATTTGTATGTTTTAACGATGAAGCATACAGTAATTTCAGCAGGACACTTGATGAGAGAATAAAATAAACAAAGCAGTATATAGAAATGATCGGAATTATTATGATTTACCTGCAATGTAACCTTCAGATAGAACAATGGATTGGACTTTCATACAGGAAATTCAACATAAAGCATTATAAAAAGGAAAGTTAAGAAAGGAGTCCAGTGAATCTATTCAGCAAAAATGATTTTATTTCAGCCCACCTTCGTGGAAACATGTGAGGAAGTGTTACAAACAAAATAACAATCATTGCAAATTTTGCGATATTCCAAATCAACCCAATTTGGATAGGAGATTTTGATACAATATCCACAACACCCGCTATACCTGCTAACATGGAGATGATGCCCTCTGCAAGTAAAAAAAAACTCTGAATAAGATGCTGATACCTTTCACCATTTAACTATTGAACTTTTTTAAGTTGAACCCCTATTTGATCAATAAATGTGTTTTCAGTAGACGTTTGAGCGTCTCCATTATCCCACTCAAAGAGCTGATCAATCGCTGATTTCTCATTTATATAAATCTTTGATCTGACAAACATAAGTGCAGACTCATAAATACTGAAAAATAAACAAAACAATGCCAAAACTATGAAAGCAAACGACCAAATCCCTATATTATTTTGTGAATGTGTTATTGCTTCTAGGGTTTCTGTTAGTACTATGCTCAACGATGTTAAAAAGAAACCAATAATAACACTCGAGATTGTGGCAATATATTTGGCCTTAGTTTCTAAATTCCGGCCTCTTTCCCATTCCATTTGAAAAAGGTTAAATGCGCGATCATCTGCATCCACAATATCACTCACTTGATTCAGCAATTTGCTCAAAGTATATGTCATCCAATAGATGGAATTGATCTACTTTATTCACCAACTTCTTGTTCAATCCATGCGAAAAAGCTGCCAAATATACCTGCTTACCCATCCGAATTGCTTCGTTGATTACCGGCAAATAGTCTCCGTCTCCAGCAAATAAATACACGGTATCAATGTTATTATTGTATACTTGAGATAAGATGTCTACAGTCATTTGGATATCTACACCTTTGCTCTGCGCCCGTTTTTTCGGTTTCTTAAAAACCACTGGATAAAGGTTATGTGGTAGTTTGGACCTAGGGGGTCTCGCATAGGCCAATTTCTTAATTTGATCTATTATGGTTTCATCGGATCCTGTAATATAGGTATAATAGTTTGCCCTGATAATTTCATGAAACTGTGGGTTGACAACCGAATTAATGTGCCAAACAAAGACATCTTTTTCATGTTGAACAGGATCATTAGGTACTTTTCCATTCTTTAACAAACTTAGATAATTGAAGACAAGGTTTTCACCGTCTATGAATACCATCATTCTTCTGTAAGAAGGGACAGGGGTAGGTCCATATACAGGATTTGATAGTGGCAAAATGAGTACATCCATAATTGATTGTATCTACATCAATAATACAATAATAACTAATTAATTTATCCTTAAATTGACCACTGTTAATTGTACAAAATTATTCAATATTACTACTCGTTTTAAAATAGGACATATATACATAAAATTTTAATGTATGGAGTGATCAGTTTGTTATATGGTCATATGGAACAAAATTCGTCATTATCTAACAAGAAACAAAATTTTTTTTGAAACTTTGGTTATGGTTACAATTGCATTAATGTCAATTTGGGTAGGATTGAGTGCAAATGAAATCGCGGACAGTCAATTGCGAGTAGAAAAACTCAATCATCAGCCTATTTTTGAATTTGATGAATACAAAGATTCCACAAAATCATTTATGTGGCTAAGCATTTACAACAATGGTTACCCAGTTGAAAGTATAGAAATTTGTGAACCAATTGTTCTATTTGAGATTCATTATAATGATGAAGATCAATTTGATAAAACCAAATCATTTGTGTTGAAAGGTTTCTATGATGTATCTAAGACAGTAAATCTCAATAATGGTGAATTATTCAGATTTGGAAACACTTGGAATGACCACACTTATAAAAACTTCAATTCTACCTATAAAGGAGAAGAGGGCAATTTTTATAAATACATGGAACTTGTACAAAATATATGTGAAGCTGATGAAGGAAACCACGTATATAGTTGTAGCATTTCCACTTTTATTCAAATAAAATATACAGATATGTATGGTGATACATATGAAAGACTTTATTCCACTAATGGCGTGACTCTCTATAAAATAAATGATAATAATTTTAAAAATACAATGAATTATATTTAAAAAATAAAAGATAATGGATATGTTATTGATCTCAACAATTATTCAACTGAACATCTACATAAAAATTTATAAGAATTGATTTGTTTTTATACTACATATAAAATAAAATGCTAAACATGTGCAGCTTATGTAAATTACGATAATGGCGAATACGGTATAAAAATCACAAATGCGAGCTATGAATCTCGTTATCCAATTCGTCTGACTTTAACAGAAACAATGAAAGCAGAGAAATTTAGGGGAAATGATAAACAACATCACGCAACAATGAAGGTTTTGTCATCAAGTCCTTTTCCCATTCTTCACTTTCAAATATGCTCCACATGATTTTGCAAATGGGCATGTTTGACGGTCTTCTCGTTCAAACCAATCATAAGAATTACAAACTCCACTATTGAAATCCGTTGCTTCATAAGGTGAAACTAACCTTTGATACAACAACCCTCCAAAGATTCCACAAAATTGAACTGTTTGGTTATCTTCTAGAGTTTTATTTAATTCATGAAAAATAGTATTAACAAACAAAATTATTTGCTTTTCATATGTTGTGAGGTCACGAAACACATCATTTGTCACAAGTGTGTTGGTAGGCATTTGAGCTATGTTGGTATGAAAGTATTCTATTTTTCCAGCTTTTCCTTTGCTACAATCACCAATTCCTTTATGCGTAATAGCCGTTCGGATTTTCCTTAATTCTAAAAACCAATCCTTATAGGCTTCTTTTAATGCTTTTCTTATTTTAAAAGGGACACGTTCATCAGTAATTTCTTCTGACGCATGCTTAAAGTATTTTGAAGTTTTGCGACCTTTCATACCATCGTATTTTCCATAAACAAGATTTAGTACTCGTGTTGTACAATCCAAAATGGAGTAAAGCTCACAGTACATTGTTTCAATGATTGCGGCTAGTTTTTTATGTTGAGAATAAGAACTAAAACCTTCTTTTTTCACTTGCTCAGTATCGATATCTAACGTAATCATCAAGTCATCTGCCATTTTTTTCAAAAAACTATATTTCAAATGATGGCCGCAAACTCCCTGCAATACTGAAGAAGCATCTGAATAAAGTGGATACTCATGTTGAGTAAATTTAACATATTTATCTACTTCACTCCATTTTTCAGGACAGAAGTGAATTAAAAGTGGTGGTGGTGGGGTTATTTTTCCATAATTAATCTTTTCTACTTCCTCATTTTAAGTTTTTTAATGCTTCAAACTGAAAAAAACTAAAATTATTTTATTTTAAACCAATTTCCCCTCTTGAAAGTAGGTATCCAATTGCAGCGCCCAAAAATCCTACCAACGCTTGCCCCTCTACAATACCCCTTAATGCAAGAAATGATGCAGCAGCAATTATTCCAGCAACAAGAAGATACATGCCAATTAGATTGATAGTCCTCTCTGTTGTTCCACGATGACCCCAATCCTTTATCAAATCGAGAACTTCATCCCACTTTATTTTATCAACCGCTGGCTGTAAATTGACTGCAGGAGCAGGACCATGGTTTAAATTACCTTTTTCGTCAATAAAGTAATTACCGGGTTCAAGCAAATGATAATCATTGTTTTCATCCACATAATATGTTCCAGATTTAATCTGCTCTTGTGACTCAGCCATGCTCATTCCCCGTTATTTTTAAATAGATAAACTTTAAACATTTTATATAAATGTTTTTGTGAAAATACATAACGTGAATGTCAGTATTGTAGTTGTTTTCTCATCCTTCTAACACCCAACTAACCAGAAAACTCATTATATTGGCTTTTCATAGAGGAATATAGAAAGGAAAGTTGAAATAACTTTAAACAAATTTTGACACATGCTATATTGGTCAATGTTGAATGATAATTCAGGAGGAATAGTTGCAATCGCCACGGTAGTGCTTGTAGTTGTTACAATTGTATATGCATGGCTAACTCATGAAACAGTTGAACAATCAAAAAAACAGCAAAAGGCAGCATACATAGAAAAACAACTTGAGAAATTATATTACCCATTGGATGACGTTATAAATTCAAACTATATGTTTTACCTCATCGACATGAACGCATATATTGAAGAGGAAAATCTTGGATGTTTAAACCCCAACACTAAGTGGCATGATATTGATGATCTAGTCCAGTATCAACATCTTGCCAGTAGTCGCTTAGAAAAACCGCTTAATGAATTGTTAGAGATGCTACGAAAATTCAATCCACAGGAAGCTGCAGAGGGTACTCACTTGAAACACTGTGTCAATGAATTAAAACAAATAGTAGCCCAAGACATTAAAGAGCTAAAAGAAGAATTACACAATTTAAATTATTGATACAATCAAATCCTCATCCCATCAGTCGCATCAAATACCCCAGATAACTTCGGTACCCTCAACTTTTCACATTGAAAGTATTAAAAGCCTCGAAAAAGCATCTACATGATCATTGGTTGGCCTCTCCGGCAAGCCTTCTAGTTCTACAAGAAACCCATTATTCCAGAAGCCACGCACTATTTGAGATTCCTGTTTGAAACAATAGAAAGTAACAATGGATAACCAAAAATATTCAATTCGTGCCCTTCCACTCAATTGAAAACCAATTCATCTTACTTTTTGGAAAGAACAAAAATAATATTATTCCAGTGACAATTACTTCCAAAAACATAGAAGTTATATACGTATAAAATATTCAAAAGTTATTTATCTTAGGAACTCGTAGGGAGTATTGCAGATAAAGATAGCCTGCTCTATATGATGGGGGTATATGAGCGGGCTGGGGGAGTGGGGGTACTAAAAAAGATATTTTGTGCCCGCTCATTAATGAGCTTAACAAGAGTATAGTAATATATATAGATTGTGATTTTATATTCATCAATTATAAGCCTGATATATTCAAGAGTTGTGACCCATTCATAGACTACGCACATAGCACAATAAATAAAGTCATGCTGTAGTTGTAATTTCATGAAATCAGGCTGATAAAATATTATAGGAGTTGATGATCTTAACACGAAAATATTTGGGAATAATGGCTGATTCCCACGACAATTTAGATATGATACGCAAAGCTATGGACTTCTTCAATGAAAAACAGGTCTCTGCTGTGCTCCATGCCGGAGACCTCGTATCACCTTTCAACGTAAAAGGATTCACGGAACTGGAGGCTCCTCTTCACCTTGTATTTGGAAATAACGAGGG is a window of Methanohalophilus mahii DSM 5219 DNA encoding:
- a CDS encoding NYN domain-containing protein, producing the protein MDVLILPLSNPVYGPTPVPSYRRMMVFIDGENLVFNYLSLLKNGKVPNDPVQHEKDVFVWHINSVVNPQFHEIIRANYYTYITGSDETIIDQIKKLAYARPPRSKLPHNLYPVVFKKPKKRAQSKGVDIQMTVDILSQVYNNNIDTVYLFAGDGDYLPVINEAIRMGKQVYLAAFSHGLNKKLVNKVDQFHLLDDIYFEQIAESSE